The following are encoded in a window of Rosa chinensis cultivar Old Blush chromosome 4, RchiOBHm-V2, whole genome shotgun sequence genomic DNA:
- the LOC112198122 gene encoding heavy metal-associated isoprenylated plant protein 20, giving the protein MGALDSLSDYFTMSSKPRKKRKPVQTVEIKVKMDCDGCERRVKSAVSNMKGAKQVEVNRKQSRVTVTGYVEPNKVLKKVKSTGKKAEIWPYVPYNLVAYPYVAGAYDKKAPSGYVRNVAQAVSSPPDEKYTSMFSDENPHACAIM; this is encoded by the exons ATGGGTGCTCTAGACAGTCTATCAGACTATTTCACAATGAGCTCCAAACCCAGAAAGAAACGAAAGCCAGTGCAG ACAGTTGAAATCAAGGTGAAAATGGACTGTGATGGCTGTGAAAGGAGAGTTAAGAGTGCAGTCTCTAACATGAAAG GTGCAAAGCAAGTCGAAGTGAACAGAAAGCAAAGCCGGGTGACGGTGACAGGTTATGTGGAGCCAAACAAGGTGTTAAAGAAGGTGAAGAGCACCGGAAAGAAAGCAGAGATTTGGCCCTACGTTCCATACAACCTCGTTGCTTATCCTTACGTTGCCGGAGCTTATGACAAGAAGGCACCGTCCGGTTACGTCAGAAACGTAGCTCAGGCGGTTTCTAGTCCGCCGGACGAAAAGTACACCTCCATGTTCAGCGATGAAAATCCTCATGCTTGCGCCATCATGTAA